GCGTGTAGCTTCTGCCACAGCAACTGCGACTCTTTAGTAACACCAAACTCATGCGTGGAAATTAAGTTATCGATATGCGCGTCTAACTGCGTACGCTCTATTTTTAACGATAAACTACCAGGGTGTGCATTAGTCACTAACACCACCTCGCGACCAGACTGATGCAACGCCTCTAAGAAAGGGACAGTATCGGGGCGAATTTCAATAAGGTGCGCTAGCTCTCGCTTTATCGGCATAATATCGATATCCAGTGTTTCTGCCCAATAGTCGAGGCAATACCACTGAATTTGACCGTGCACTTTTTCATAATGTGAGGCCATCATGTCACGACATTCTTGTTCCGGAATACCTTTAATTTCAGCCAAACGCGTTGGCAAATGGTCTAGCCAAAACCGGTTGTCGTAGTGCAAATCCAGTAGGGTGCCGTCCATATCTAACAACACCGTATCAATTTCATTCCAGGGCAGAAAGGGCAAGCGATTTTCCTTATAATGAAGTAAGCTAGTTACAGTAGGTATGATAACAAAGTTGTAGCAAGAGACATGCGAAAAATTGACCCGAACAAGCCGTTACCGCAAATTCACAATCGGGAAATTGTTGCCCAAAGTAAGCTTTTTCGCGTAGAGCGCCTAGACTTAGAGTTTTCTAATGGCGCAACGCGAGAGTTTGAACGGATGGCAGGTGGCAATCGTGGCGCCGTCATGATTGTTCCCATGATTGATAAAAATACCATGGTATTGATTCGTGAATATGCCGCAGGTACTCACTCCTATCAACTTGGCTTTCCAAAAGGCCTTATCGACCCAGGTGAAACCGCCATTGAAGCCGCCGATAGAGAATTGAAAGAAGAAGCAGGTTTTGGTGCGAATGAGCTGATTGAATTACACAAAGTTAGCATGGCACCTACCTTTTTTAATGCCAACATGACCATTGTAATAGCAAGAGATTTATACCCTGAACAACTAGAGGGTGATGAACCTGAGCCATTGGAAGTGATTCACTGGCCCCTTGCTGAAGCAGACGCGTTACTGGCTCGTGAAGATTTTGTTGAAGCCCGCTGTATCGCTGCGCTGTTACTTGCTCAAAAATGGTTGAAGGACCAATAGATTATGCCCGATGAACACCCCCACAGCGAACTATTAGAGCTCGCAAAAACCGTTGCCGTTGAAGCCGGCGAAGCTGTGCTTAAAGTGTATGATAAAGGCGATTTTGACGCTTACCAAAAAGAAGACGATTCTCCAGTTACTAGCGCCGACTACCTTGCCAACGATATTATTGTTAAACGCTTAAGCGACGCCACCCCCGACATTCCTATTCTGTCTGAAGAAAATAAGCATGCCAGCTTGGAAGA
The nucleotide sequence above comes from Alteromonas naphthalenivorans. Encoded proteins:
- the yrfG gene encoding GMP/IMP nucleotidase, yielding MPFLPWNEIDTVLLDMDGTLLDLHYDNRFWLDHLPTRLAEIKGIPEQECRDMMASHYEKVHGQIQWYCLDYWAETLDIDIMPIKRELAHLIEIRPDTVPFLEALHQSGREVVLVTNAHPGSLSLKIERTQLDAHIDNLISTHEFGVTKESQLLWQKLHARLNFNPARTLFVDDTIRILEAAKEFGIQHLLAVDNPDNTLPNRNITEFPAVTDYRLMLDDILANPVSSNEGGKHAE
- the nudE gene encoding ADP compounds hydrolase NudE, whose product is MRKIDPNKPLPQIHNREIVAQSKLFRVERLDLEFSNGATREFERMAGGNRGAVMIVPMIDKNTMVLIREYAAGTHSYQLGFPKGLIDPGETAIEAADRELKEEAGFGANELIELHKVSMAPTFFNANMTIVIARDLYPEQLEGDEPEPLEVIHWPLAEADALLAREDFVEARCIAALLLAQKWLKDQ